In one window of Agromyces badenianii DNA:
- a CDS encoding DNA translocase FtsK — MATSTRSNGRASGTPSRASSSRTAPTKKLPAASTRAAASKKAPAAPEGPNLLVRAWMGLAHLTGGAARALGPETLSKEERRDGLPFFIVVLAIVGAVVEWFLINEPIAQTLDSWTFGGLFGRVAFALPVVMLLFAVWLFRHPSSVHDNTRIGIGLGLLLLTVSALCHLFGGLPEPREGMAVLARAGGILGWMVAAPLTVLITQAGATAVVVVLLLLALLIITKTPPNRIPARFRELYEWLFGATHDEPVTEVGPKPSKRDRKKSEQTELDGIDALGADGDDEPARGGLVPWWRRNDSNREEDPGFEAPGVDGLTEVFGAGSAAGSFETPLEGVAGPSTYNTEVLGDLERAESALKHFTGDVPRGGTGLRGDDAGATNVLAVFDGADDGGAGPASANATAPDLEAEAASEPDRPYHLPAASTLAAGAPAKTRSQANDDVVRQITGVLDQFSVDAKVTGFSRGPTVTQYEIELGPGVKVERVTALSKNLAYAVASNEVRILSPIPGKSAIGIEIPNADREIVTLGDVLRSGNAANANHPMTIGVGKDVGGGYVVANLAKMPHLLVAGSTGSGKSSFVNSMITSLLMRAKPSDVRMVLIDPKRVELAPYAGVPHLITPIITNPKKAAEALSWVVKEMDMRYDDLASFGFRHIDDFNKAVVNEEIVLPAGSERKLKPYPYLLVVVDELADLMMVAPRDVEDSIVRITQLARASGIHLVLATQRPSVDVVTGLIKANVPSRLAFAVTSVTDSRVILDQPGADKLIGQGDALFLPMGASKPLRVQGAWVSEDEIERVVKHVTRQARPEYRQDVAESAPRKEIDADIGDDLELLLAAAELVVSTQFGSTSMLQRKLRVGFAKAGRLMDLLESREIVGPSEGSKARDVLVTAEQLPGVLARLRGEEPAGTPAPRAAPAPASVQAGPLGDGIAATEAYDAPDARYDDPVARMSEGLPEVDGDADEDAWGLTGRD, encoded by the coding sequence ATGGCTACGAGCACCAGGTCGAACGGACGTGCCTCGGGCACGCCCTCGCGTGCTTCGAGTTCACGCACCGCGCCCACGAAGAAGCTGCCCGCTGCGAGCACCCGTGCCGCCGCGTCGAAGAAGGCGCCTGCTGCGCCCGAGGGGCCGAATCTCCTCGTGCGTGCCTGGATGGGTCTCGCGCACCTGACCGGCGGCGCCGCGCGTGCGCTCGGGCCCGAGACGCTCTCGAAAGAAGAGCGACGCGACGGCCTGCCCTTCTTCATCGTCGTGCTCGCCATCGTCGGCGCGGTCGTCGAATGGTTCTTGATCAACGAGCCGATCGCCCAGACACTCGACTCGTGGACGTTCGGCGGCCTCTTCGGCCGGGTCGCGTTCGCGCTGCCCGTCGTCATGCTGCTCTTCGCTGTCTGGCTCTTCCGGCACCCGAGCTCGGTGCACGACAACACGCGCATCGGCATCGGCCTCGGACTCCTCCTGCTGACCGTCTCGGCGCTCTGCCACCTCTTCGGCGGACTTCCCGAGCCGCGCGAGGGCATGGCCGTGCTCGCGAGGGCCGGCGGCATCCTCGGCTGGATGGTGGCTGCGCCGCTCACCGTGCTCATCACGCAGGCCGGCGCGACGGCCGTCGTGGTCGTGCTGCTGCTCCTGGCCCTGCTGATCATCACCAAGACGCCGCCGAACCGCATCCCGGCTCGTTTCCGTGAGCTCTACGAGTGGCTCTTCGGCGCGACGCACGACGAGCCCGTGACCGAGGTCGGGCCGAAGCCCTCGAAGCGCGATCGCAAGAAGTCCGAGCAGACCGAACTCGACGGCATCGACGCGCTCGGCGCCGACGGCGACGACGAGCCCGCCCGCGGGGGCCTGGTGCCGTGGTGGCGACGCAATGACTCCAATCGTGAAGAGGACCCGGGCTTCGAGGCGCCCGGCGTCGACGGGCTCACCGAGGTCTTCGGTGCAGGCTCTGCCGCGGGCAGCTTCGAGACGCCCCTCGAGGGAGTGGCCGGGCCGAGCACGTACAACACCGAGGTGCTCGGCGATCTCGAGCGCGCCGAATCGGCCCTCAAGCACTTCACCGGCGACGTGCCGCGCGGTGGCACCGGGCTGCGCGGTGACGACGCCGGTGCCACGAACGTGCTCGCGGTATTTGACGGCGCCGACGACGGTGGCGCCGGGCCGGCGTCCGCGAATGCGACGGCTCCCGACCTCGAAGCCGAGGCGGCATCCGAGCCTGATCGCCCCTACCATCTGCCCGCCGCCTCGACGCTCGCGGCCGGGGCGCCGGCGAAGACCCGATCGCAGGCCAACGACGACGTCGTTCGGCAGATCACGGGCGTGCTCGACCAGTTCTCGGTCGACGCGAAGGTCACCGGATTCTCGCGCGGCCCGACCGTCACGCAGTACGAGATCGAGCTCGGCCCGGGCGTCAAGGTCGAGCGCGTCACCGCCCTCTCGAAGAACCTCGCCTATGCCGTGGCCTCCAACGAGGTGCGCATCCTCTCGCCCATTCCCGGCAAGAGCGCGATCGGCATCGAGATCCCGAACGCCGATCGTGAGATCGTCACGCTCGGCGACGTGCTGCGCTCGGGCAACGCCGCGAATGCGAATCATCCGATGACCATCGGCGTCGGCAAAGACGTCGGCGGCGGGTACGTCGTCGCGAACCTCGCGAAGATGCCGCACCTCCTCGTCGCCGGTTCGACGGGCTCCGGCAAGTCGAGCTTCGTGAACTCGATGATCACCTCGCTCCTGATGCGGGCGAAGCCCTCAGACGTGCGCATGGTGCTCATCGACCCGAAGCGCGTCGAACTTGCCCCGTACGCTGGCGTGCCGCACCTCATCACGCCCATCATCACGAACCCCAAGAAGGCCGCTGAGGCGCTCTCGTGGGTCGTGAAAGAGATGGACATGCGCTACGACGACCTGGCGTCGTTCGGCTTCCGGCACATCGACGACTTCAACAAGGCGGTCGTCAACGAGGAGATCGTGCTCCCCGCCGGTTCGGAGCGCAAGCTCAAGCCCTACCCGTACCTCCTCGTCGTGGTCGACGAGCTCGCCGATCTCATGATGGTCGCCCCGCGCGACGTCGAAGACTCGATCGTGCGCATCACGCAGCTCGCCCGCGCCTCGGGCATCCACCTCGTGCTCGCGACGCAGCGCCCGAGCGTCGACGTGGTCACGGGCCTCATCAAGGCCAATGTGCCGAGCCGTCTCGCCTTCGCGGTGACGAGCGTCACCGACTCCCGGGTCATCCTCGACCAGCCCGGAGCCGACAAGCTCATCGGCCAGGGCGATGCGCTCTTCCTGCCCATGGGCGCTTCGAAGCCGCTCCGCGTGCAGGGCGCGTGGGTGAGCGAAGACGAGATCGAGCGGGTCGTCAAGCACGTCACCCGGCAGGCCCGGCCCGAGTACCGGCAGGATGTCGCAGAATCCGCCCCGCGCAAAGAGATCGACGCCGACATCGGCGACGACCTCGAGCTGCTCCTCGCCGCGGCGGAGCTCGTGGTGTCGACCCAGTTCGGCTCGACGTCGATGCTGCAGCGCAAGCTCCGCGTCGGCTTCGCGAAGGCCGGCCGCCTCATGGACCTGCTCGAGTCCCGCGAGATCGTCGGCCCGTCCGAGGGGTCGAAGGCGCGCGACGTGCTCGTGACCGCCGAGCAGTTGCCCGGTGTGCTCGCGCGACTCCGCGGCGAGGAACCGGCCGGTACGCCGGCTCCGCGCGCCGCGCCGGCGCCGGCCTCCGTGCAGGCCGGGCCGCTGGGCGACGGCATCGCCGCGACCGAGGCCTACGATGCTCCCGATGCCCGCTACGACGACCCTGTCGCGCGCATGAGCGAGGGGCTCCCCGAGGTCGACGGCGACGCCGACGAAGACGCATGGGGGCTCACGGGGCGCGACTGA
- a CDS encoding GNAT family N-acetyltransferase, which translates to MAAFTVRPAIPNDGSFLAEMVVEAANWRSGGTRPRPTVLADPVYRGYIAGWQRPADRGVVAIDDGGRPVGAAWYRLFASDAAAHGFVAVGVPELIIGVRPLWRAQGVGRALIRSLADTARSAGFARLTLSVEHGNFAEALYRSEGFSIVGAGAGAGAAASAGAGGAAGRAPGRDTMVRSLR; encoded by the coding sequence ATGGCGGCATTCACGGTGCGGCCGGCCATCCCGAACGACGGCTCGTTTCTCGCTGAGATGGTGGTCGAGGCTGCGAACTGGCGGTCGGGCGGCACCCGGCCGAGGCCGACGGTGCTCGCAGACCCGGTCTATCGCGGCTATATCGCCGGCTGGCAGCGCCCCGCCGATCGTGGCGTGGTGGCGATCGATGACGGCGGGAGGCCCGTCGGCGCCGCCTGGTACCGGTTGTTCGCCTCCGATGCGGCGGCTCACGGCTTCGTCGCGGTGGGCGTGCCCGAGCTCATCATCGGCGTGCGGCCGCTCTGGCGGGCCCAGGGCGTCGGGCGCGCACTCATCCGGTCGCTCGCCGATACTGCACGCTCGGCCGGATTCGCGCGGCTGACCCTCAGCGTCGAGCACGGCAACTTCGCCGAGGCCCTGTATCGCTCGGAGGGCTTCTCGATCGTCGGTGCCGGTGCCGGTGCCGGTGCCGCTGCCTCTGCCGGTGCCGGTGGTGCTGCCGGTCGCGCCCCCGGGCGCGACACGATGGTGCGATCGCTGAGGTAA